The proteins below are encoded in one region of Juglans microcarpa x Juglans regia isolate MS1-56 chromosome 4D, Jm3101_v1.0, whole genome shotgun sequence:
- the LOC121259531 gene encoding protein LIGHT-DEPENDENT SHORT HYPOCOTYLS 1-like — MDLVSYPNKPTYDIPIVNTTAIIPTPPSAATSSPSSSTTTTPSRYENQKRRDWNTFCQYLRNHKPPLSLPMCSGAHVLDFLHYLDQFGKTKVHNQTCPFFGLPNPPAPCPCPLRQAWGSLDALIGRLRAAYEEHGGTPEANPFGARAVRLYLREVRDFQSKSRGVSYDKKRKRPKPKMIPPPNAN, encoded by the coding sequence ATGGATTTAGTTTCATACCCAAATAAACCCACCTATGACATACCCATTGTGAACACCACCGCCATCATTCCCACCCCTCCATCCGCAGCCACATCCTCACCATCTTCTTCTACTACTACTACCCCGAGCCGCTATGAGAACCAGAAGCGGCGAGACTGGAATACCTTTTGCCAATACCTGAGGAACCACAAGCCTCCACTCTCACTCCCCATGTGCAGTGGTGCACATGTTCTTGACTTCCTCCACTACCTCGACCAATTTGGGAAGACCAAGGTCCACAACCAGACTTGCCCCTTCTTTGGCCTCCCAAACCCTCCTGCTCCGTGCCCTTGCCCTCTTCGCCAAGCCTGGGGCAGCCTCGACGCACTCATCGGTCGCCTACGAGCCGCTTATGAAGAGCACGGTGGAACGCCAGAAGCAAACCCCTTTGGTGCTAGAGCTGTGAGGCTGTATTTGCGTGAAGTTCGTGATTTTCAGTCCAAATCTAGAGGGGTCAGCTATGACAAGAAGCGAAAAAGGCCCAAGCCAAAGATGATTCCTCCTCCGAACGCAAACTAG